DNA sequence from the Cottoperca gobio chromosome 10, fCotGob3.1, whole genome shotgun sequence genome:
CCTGTGCCTGAATTTAGCTGAAAAATAGATACCAGCGATTTGGGTGTATGCTCAGCAAATGCGTATTCAATCTCCCCATTAACACCCTCGTCTGCGTCTGTTGCTTCAACTTTTACAAGTACTTTACCAGCGACATTATTTTCATGTACAGTTACATTATATAACGGCTTTTTGAAAACAGGGACATTGTCATTGTTGTCGAGTACAGTAACAAATATTTTTGTGGTTCCAGTTTTGACAGGATTGCCTCCGTCTAAAGCTGTCAGTAATAACTGATGGacactttgtttctctctatcAAGTGATTTATCTAGTACTAGTTCTGGAACCTTTCGATTACCAGACAACTCTTTAATCCTTAAACTGAAACACTCATCTTTACTTAAAGTATACGATTTTATTGAATTACTGCCAACGTCCTGATCCTGTGCTGTTTCTAAAGGAAATCGTATACCTGTGGCAGTAGATTCTGCTATCTTTAAAGATCGCTCCTCTGTTGAAAAAATGGGATAATTGTCGTTTATATCCCTTATCTCCACTTCTATCCGGTGTAGCTGTAGCGGATTCTCTGTTACAACCTTTAAAGGCAACACACAGCTGGCGCTTTGTGCGCATAAAGCCTCTCTGTCTATTCTGTCATTCACCACCAGCTCGCCCTTCCCTGCATCCACGCTGAAATACTGCTCGCCAGCTTCGGAGGAGAGACGCAGTTTACGGTCAAAAATGTCTGATAGTCCCAAACCCAGATCTTTGGCTAGATTTCCTACCACAGAGCCCTGTTTTAGTTCCTCCGGGATGCTGTAACGAGTCTGTCCGTTTATTGTACTccacaagagaaagaaatgatgcCACCAAAGCGCCTGCCATCTCCAGTCTCGGTATCCTATTGTCTTTGTCATCCCGGGTCCGTCAGAATACGTTATTTCCCATAGAGTTATTCGTCAACACAACTCAACATTAAAAGCCATCGTCAAAATGGACACTCCAATACAAATAAACCCGTCAGTAATTGGTAATAAAAGATATATTCCACACTCCTTCGATGAGTGCATCTCCCCTTCAGCTCGGAGCACTGTGAGGTTTACAACGTGGTGAGTCTGAATGGGGGATGGAGTAGATCTCTTTGTACAGTCCTGTACGCTATTGGCTCACAGCATCCATCTCTGCTATCCAATCACAAAGACCTAACTCTGCTCATAAAGCAGCTGCAGTCCCTCAAGGTTGCAATGCATTTTGACGAATGTAACATTAAGGAATGTCAGATTCGTGTGATAAAATCCTTATATTTTTCATAAGCTGaatttttaattacattttctacaGCAACTCTGCAGAAAATTAAATAGCAACTCATCTGATGAAAATATAAGGTTTTAATTCCAAATCCACTgtacactttattttgaaaatcttgCTGCCTTATAATCATGAGTATACTATCAATACATTGAAAACATTAACACTTTTAtctgaaaaaaaatattttacaaaattgAATTCACAAGTTAatataaaaagttgtaaaaggtGGAAGCAATATCTGatgaaaatagaaatatatgCACAGTGCATGATttctgaaaataataaattgtgatCATTTGAAACGGTCAGAGTTCCTACcttaattaataattatctCAACAAAAAGGTTAATTAAACAACTTATCTAAAGGAATGATACTATGTCAAGTTGAAAAACAATCAACTTTCACAACATTAACATCTAGTATTGAAATCCAGATCCATTGTCATAAACATTGCAATGTTGTGAAGCCAGTTTGGCTGTTTATATTCTGacaatcattattattattattattattattattattatttttattgtatttatagtgaaattaaaatacataataaaaaaatgttaaggCTGGCAATAGAATAATCAAATATCATTCAATTAgttttgattatatatatatatatttatatatatatatatatatatacgctaTATATTTTGGGCTAAACCCAAAATCTATATGCAAATTGTGACTGTTGAAGTGTATAATCTGGTCTACTGTTTTCTGCTcacctgctgtctctctctctctctctctctctctctctctctctctctctctctctctctctctctctctctctctctctctctcgcttaagtttaaatgtatttactgttaACATTCAATTTCCCTGAGTCCAAATGTACTTTCCATTGCTTTGATTTCTGATGGGTAAATACCATAATCAGGGTTTATCTAAATCAATAAATCCAGTAAATTGAATGAGTGAAAATAgtgtttaagtgttttaaacgttcttgtatttttgttgttgttgccttcAGTAAAAGCCATCAACAACAGTCTATTATCGTGCTCTCTGTACTTCTCATGTGTCAGAGTCGCTGTCCATCCATGTGGTGCTGAAACACTCAGCTCGAAAATCTATTCAACATACAACAAACTCTTCAGGTCAAATGACAACAGCCGCTGTGAGACTAAAGTGGTCAACTTCACTAAACAAATAACACGTTTTAATTTAGATAGAAAATTGATACTTACATTTCAAATACATCCACTAACAAAGTAATACATTATCCACATGTGTAAGGATCTATTGATTTTACGGTGAAAGCAAACATTGTGCTTTATTTTCAGTTAGCTTAAGTAATAGTCATAAAAACTGTATATGCCATTGTTTGCTCTACCCACTGCTCACCTGTTGGCTCTCAAAGGTCCAGGTGCTGTCGGGTAAAGACGCATCCAGAACACTGATCACCTCCTTAAAGTCAGTGGTGCTGCTGGGCTTAATCAAAGTGAAATCACTGTACTCTGACATTGGAGACATACAGGACCTGAAGGACTGACTCTGAGACATCATGTCTCCTCCCAGGACCTCCACGTACTTTATAGGTCCATCACTGTTGAGCTGAATCTGCAGGTTTCTGTTGGGGTTCTTGTAATTATCACAGTCGGTCCGTGTCGTGCAGCAACTACCGCTGCTTGTACTGTTCCTCATGCATTTAACCGCTAAGATGAGAAAAGTCACCAGAGACAGCACGGACACCGAGGCCAGAGAGAGAATCAAATAAAGGGTGATTCTCCCAGTTTTCCTGCTGGGCTCGGCTACTTTATGTCGGAGGTCTAAGATGGGCTCATGGAGGCCGTCCTCCAGCAGGATGGACACCGTGACGGTGGCGGACTGGACCGGTTCCCCGTCGTCCTTGATCTCTATAAGCAGCCTCTGAGAGGAGTCGTCCTGCTCGGACGCAGCGCGTTTAGTCCTCACCTCCCCTGTGTACAGATTGACAGTGAACAGAGAGGCGTCGGTGGCCTCTGCCAGTTTGTAGGAGATCCAGGCGTTATGGCCCGAGTCAGCGTCCACGGCCGTCACCTTAGTAACCAGGTGACCCGCTTTAGCGGAGCGGGGCATCCTCTGATGAGAGAGGGAGCCCAGGGCAGCGGAGGAGGGGTATATAACAGCGGGGGCATTGTCGTTCTGGTCCAGGATAAAAACATGGACAGTGGTGTTGCTGCTGAGAGACGGAGAGCCCTGATCCTTTGCCTGAACCTGAATCTGAAACACTTTCAGTTTCTCATAGTCAAACGAGTGCATGCTGTAGATGCTGCCGTTATCTGAGTTAATGTAAACATACGAGGAGACAGAGACGTCCTGCACTTTAGAGTCCAGTATAGAGTAAGAGATTTTAGCGTTTTCACCAGAATCCGTGTCAGATGCTGATACTGAGTACAGTATAGAGCCTGGTATCCCATTCTCTTTTAAATAAACAGCATATGTTGATTGACTGAACACAGGACGATTGTCATTTACATCAGTAATATTGACATTTATAGTTTTCTTAGTCGACAGAGAAGGAGAGCCTAAATCAGCGGCTGTTATCTCAATGTTATACTCTGAGAAACTCTCTCGATCTAAAACACCACCGGTAACCAGTGCATAATTATCAGAAAAGGAGGGTTTCAGATTAAAAGGAGAACCCTTCGGGAGTTGTAATGTTACTTTACCGTTATTACCGGAGTCAAGGTCACGTGCACTGATTAAAGCAACTACAGTACCACTTGGTGCGTCCTCAGGCACCGAGTTTGGTTGGGATGTCAGAAAAATGTTTGGAGCATTATCGTTAACATCCAACACTTCAATATGAACCATGCAGTGTCCCTCCATTCTCGGAGTTCCTTTGTCTCTTGCACTAATGTCTATTTCATAATATGCATTTGTTTCGAAATCTAATTTCCCTATAAGACGTATTTCCCCGGTTAATGAATCGATGTCAAACACAGAAAGGACAATATCTGGTGTGTGCGTTCCGAATGAATATTCTATTTCTCCATTAGGACCTTCATCAGTATCTTTAGCTGTAAGTTTTAAGATTGATGCACCTTCTACACTGTTTTCACTTATAGAGACTTTGTAAACATTTTTCTCAAATACAGGAAAATTGTCGTTAATATCAAGCACAGTTATGGTTAGCTGTGAGGTCCCAGATTTCACTGGGTTTCCTCCGTCTATAGCCGTTAGTTGAAGCTGATGAAAAGGCTTTTGTTCTCTGTCGAGGGATTTAGACAAGACTAGCTCAGGGACTTTTCTCCCACCGGATACATCTTTTATCTTTAAACTAAAAAAGTCATCTTTACTCAAAGTATAGGACCTCACTGAATTCACTCCAACATCAAGATCTTGCGCGATCTCCAAAGGAAAACGTGCCCCTGCTGCTGTCGACTCTGCTATTTGTAATGTTATTTCTTGCGAAGGGAATCTAGGAGAATTATCATTGATATCTTGTATTTCCACCTCAACTCGGTGTAATTGTAAAGGTTTATCAATGACTACTTGCAGAGTCAACACACAGCTGGCGCTTTGTCCACATAAAGCCTCTCGGTCTATTCTGTCATTCACCACCAGCTCGCCCTTCCCCGCATCCACGCTGAAATACTGCTCGCCAGCCTCAGAGGCGACACGCAGTTTACGATCAAAAATCTCAGATAGTCCCAAACCCAGATCTTTGGCTAGATTTCCTACCACAGAGCCCTGTTTTAGTTCCTCCGTAATGCTGTAACGAGTCTGAGCGTTTATTGTACTccacaagagaaagaaatgatgcCACCAAAGCGCCTGCCATCTCCAGTCTCGGTATCCTATTGTCTTTGTCATCCCGAGTCCGTTAGAATTATTCCCCATTGAGGTTATCCAAAATCAGAGAGTTACCCTCCATTGTCATACAGCATTAATCCAAAACAAAGATCCAAAATCGGTTCATACCaaaaactaaatgaacataATTCTCTTTTATTTCCGACAAGAGCATCATTCCCTCTCATCCAGCTCGGTACAATGTAAGTGTGTACGGTGATGAGGCTGCATGGGGGAGGGAGTAGATCTCTTTGTACAGTTCGGATTCCTATTGGAGCACACTACCAATCTCTACCAGCCAATAAGAAGGGGGGTGGGCAGtgcttttaaagacacagccGCCCTTGAAAGAATCTGCCTCGATGCATTATGAGTGTGTGAAAGAAATGACACATACCAGCTGTTACACATCGCCTATAATGttaatgcaaattaaatgtaatctgaACATAAGATACACATATTGTCTGGATTCTGGTTATTTATACTtttgatgaaataaaaactatttttggtGACTTAAATCAGGAAGAATAGATATTGTGCAGCATGGTTACTGAAAGCAGTTTAGCTCTGTTATAAGCAATCCTGTTCATTGTGTTGCTGTCCAACTGTGTGGTTCTGAAACAAAGTGCCATTCATACAGCTATAAAGGGAGAATTCAAATATCCTAAAATTCAGTGCCATGTAAACAGAGCTAACTACAAAATCTGAACTTTCAGAAAAGTGTAGGCCTTAGAAGCAGAAACAAATATTACGTAGGGTGAAAAGATAAAATCCTCTTTGCAAACAGAAAGTACACAAGCAACAGAAATCTAGCATTGGTTTTGATGTGTTGACAAAGATGACTGGGTTGAAATGAAGACGAAGTGATGTAAATGTCAAAATCTTTTTGAACTTCAAAACTGGAAATGTGGAACAACATGATACTATAACATGAcatgatataatattataagtgtaaatgacgtgtagGATACCAATGAAGAAATATCACCAAAATGATAAACACTATATTAGGCTTATGAACGCGggggaaaaatacaaaaatagagAACTAATGCTTGTGACTGATTATTTGGACCATACGTTAAAGCACCATGACAACATTTATAACAGAGTATTTAagtttttaaagttaaaaaattGTACACAACAATATACAATTACACTGTAGATCGACTATTGTTTTCTGCTCACCTGCTGGCTCTCAAATGTCCAGGTGCTATCAGGTAAAGACGCATCCAGAACACTGATCACCTCCTTAAAGTCAGTGGTGCTGCTGGGCTTAATCAAAGTGAAATCACTGTACTCTGACATTGGAGACATACAGGACCTGAAGGACTGACTCTGAGACATCATGTCTCCTCCCAGGACCTCCACGTACTTTATAGGTCCATCACTGTTGAGCTGAATCTGCAGGTTTCTGTTGGGGTTCTTGTAATGATCACAGTCGGTCCGTGTCGTGCAGCAACTACCGCTGCTTGTACTGTTCCTCATGCATTTAACCGCTAAGATGAGAAAAGTCACCAGAGACAGCACGGACACCGAGGCCAGAGAGAGAATCAAATAAAGGGTGATTCCTCCCATGTTTTCCTGCTGGGCTCGGCTACTTTATGTCGGAGGTCTAAGATGGGCTCATGGAGGCCGTCCTCCAGCAGGATGGACACCGTGACGGTGGCGGACTGGACCGGTTCCCCGTCGTCCTTGATCTCTATAAGCAGCCTCTGAGAGGAGTCGTCCTGCTCGGACGCAGCGCGTTTAGTCCTCACCTCCCCTGTGTACAGATTGACAGTGAACAGAGAGGCGTCGGTGGCCTCCGCCAGTTTGTAGGAGATCCAGGCGTTATGGCCCGAGTCAGCGTCCACGGCCGTCACCTTAGTAACCAGGTGACCCGCTTTAGCGGAGCGGGGCATCCTCTGATGAGAGAGGGAGCCCAGGGCAGCGGAGGAGGGGTAAATAACAGCGGGGGCATTGTCGTTCTGGTCCAGGATGAAAACATGGACAGTGGTGTTGCTGCTGAGAGACGGAGAGCCCTGATCCTTTGCCTGAACCTGAATCTGAAACACTTTCAGTTTCTCATAGTCAAACGAGTGCATGCTGTAGATGCTGCCGTTATCTGAGTTAATGTAAACataggaggagacagagacgtCCTGCACTTTAGAGTCCAGTATAGAGTAAGAGATTTTAGCGTTTTCACCAGAATCCAGGTCAGAAGCTGATACTGAGTACAGTATAGAGCCTGGTACCCCATTctcttttaaatacacattatagGAGGGCTGAGTGAATATAGGGGGGTTATCATTCACATCAGTGATGCTGACAGGTACAATCTTCTTActggacagaggaggagagcctGAATCTGTGGCtgttattacaatattataCTCTGAGAACCTCTCTCGGTCTAAAGGGCCACTGGTTATCAGAGCGTAATTATTAGAAAAGGAGGGTTTAAGATTAAAGGGAGCATTTTTGGGAAGTTGTAACGTCACTTTACCGTTATCACCGGAATCAAAGTCACGGACACTGAGCAAAGCAACTACTGTCCCACTGTGAGAGTCTTCGGGCACAACAGTAGGGTTTTGAAGTCAGCACAATTTCTGGAGCGTTATCATTTACGTCTAAGACATCGACCTGGCACACTGCAGTGACCCTCCATTTTAGGCAAGCCTTTGTCTTTTGCACTTATGTCTATTCGATATGAGGCTTGAGTTTCGTGGTCCAGctggtttttcaaaaatatatctCCTGTTGCAGCATCTATGTGAAATAATGACAGCACTGATGGTGGTGTGTGTATACCAAGTGAGTACTCAATTTCTCCATTGGCCCCCTCATCTATGTCTGTTGCTTTTGTTGTGATTACAAATGAGCCATTTACACTGTTTTCTTGAACAGCAGctttataaaaagtattttcaaacAATGGCACATTGTCGTTATATCAAGCACATTTACAGTAATTTTTGAAGTTCCAGATTTGACCGGATTGCCTCCGTCCATAGCAGTAAGAAATAAATTGTGAATGGCTTTCTTCTCGCGATCTAATGATTTACTTAATACCAACTCTGGTATTTTACGTCCATTTTCAatttctttaacttttaaagTGAAGCAATCATCTTTGCTTAGTGTGTACGTCTTTAATCCGTTACTCCCAACATCGGGATCCTCTGCACTCTCTAAGGGAAAACGCACACCTACAACGGTGGATTCAGCTATTTCTATTATATGATCGCTTTTGAGAAAACTGGGAGCATTGTCATTTACGTCTCTTATTTCCACTTCTATCCGGTGTAGCTGTAGCGGTTTTTCTATTACAACCTGCAGAGTTAAAACACAGCTCGCACTTTGTCCACATAAAGCCTCTCTGTCTATTCTTTCATTCACCACCAGCTCGCCCTTCCCTGCATCCACGCTGAAATACTGCTCGCCAGCTTCAGATGCGACACGCAGTTTACGGTCAAAAATGTCTGATAGTCCCAAACCCAGATCTTTGGCAAGATTTCCTACCACAGAGCCCTGTTCCAGCTCCTCCGGGATGCTGTAACGAGTCTGTCCGTTTGTTGTACTccacaagagaaagaaataatgcCACCAAAGCGCCTGCCATCTCCAGTCTCGGTATCCCATTGTCTTTGTCATCCCCGGTCCGTTACAATACGACGTTATTTCCCATCCAAATATTGCTCAGAATAAAGAGGCCAATGTGAAAATCCATCGACGATTAACTGGCTGCATTCCAGAAATCCCCATATTGATGCACCATACAATGCAACATAAAGATAAATGATTTAATCTGACTGTTTAAACGCATCCTCCTCTCATCTCGGGCTCGGAGCAATGTACTGACTACAGTGGTGAGGTTGGATGGGGGAGGGAGTAGATCTCTTTGTACAACTCCTAATGCGATTGGTGCACAGCATCTACCCTGCATCCAATAAGATTGAAACAGCAATGTGTTCCAGACCATGCATTGCAATTCAAAACTATATGAAATGGCACAATGGGGTGCTTATTCCTATCACCAGTGGCATACATTTGGAAACgtttataaaaataacaatacattttgtctcaatatTTTTGATGGTTATGATTAGAACAATTCTTGATCCTTATTCATACTGCAGTTTTGATAATTACATTCACATCCGTTttgaaaagtgtttaaaaataaaatacacattcaaaTACATACAACTAAATGAAACATCAGCCTTACAGTACATGCTACACTTTTCATTAGAGTTTACAATACTATGGATCATTGGCATATTCTAAATATTATTGTTCTTGGTTATGTTGCTTAACTGTTTCTACCACACAATCATCCAATCACTAAACAGACGCTCTCATGCACTCCCACAACAAACAACGGCAGTCTATGTATATCTGAAAACGTGAAGTGTGCTGAAGCAGCATGTGACAATTGTGATGCTTAAGTATGTCATCTTTTTAATGTATTCGTATATAGCGAGATGTCTCCGAATAATTGCaggttttttcagtttttcacaaAGTTTAGTTTTACATGTGTAAAATAAAGCATTGATAGGACCGAAAACATATAAGCGAATGCGTATAGTTCTATGAAtaatttaaagaatataaaCCAGAGTGGCTGgcagacaaaaaaacataaaatattatttgattttttggtgagaatatatgaaatatttttttattgtctccTCACCTGCTGGCTCTCAAAGGTCCAGGTGCTGTCGGGTAAAGACGCATCCAGAACACTGATCACCTCCTTAAAGTCAGTGGTGCTGCTGGGCTTAATCAAAGTGAAATCACTGTACTCTGACATTGGAGACATACAGGACCTGAAGGACTGACTCTGAGACATCATGTCTCCTCCCAGGACCTCCACGTACTTTATAGGTCCATCACTGTTGAGCTGAATCTGCAGGTTTCTGTTGGGGTTCTTGTAATGATCACAGTCGGTCCGTGTCGTGCAGCAACTACCGCTGCTTGTGCTGTTCCTCATGCATTTAACCGCTAAGATGAGAAAAGTCACCAGAGACAACACGGACACCGAGGCCAGAGAGAGAATCAAATAAAGGGTGATCCTCCCTGTTTTCCTGCTGGGCTCGGCTACTTTATGTCGGAGGTCTAAGATGGGCTCATGGAGGCCGTCCTCCAGCAGGATGGACACCGTGACGGTGGCGGACTGGACCGGTTCCCCGTCGTCCTTCATCTCTATAAGCAGCCTCTGAGAGGAGTCGTCCTGCTCGGACGCAGCGCGTTTAGTCCTCACCTCCCCTGTGTACAGATTGACAGTGAACAGAGAGGCGTCTGTGGCCTCCGCCAGTTTGTAGGAGATCCAGGCGTTATGGCCCGAGTCAGCGTCCACGGCCGTCACCTTAGTAACCAGGTGACCCGCTTTAGCGGAGCGGGGCATCCTCTGATGAGAGAGGGAGCCCAGGGCAGCGGAGGAGGGGTAAATAACAGCGGGGGCATTGTCGTTCTGGTCCAGGATGAAAACATGGACAGTGGTGTTGCTGCTGAGAGACGGAGAGCCCTGATCCTTTGCCTGAACCTGAATCTGAAACACTTTCAGTTTCTCATAGTCAAACGAGTGCATGCTGTAGATGCTGCCGTTATCTGAGTTAATGTAAACATACGAGGAGACAGAGACGTCCTGCACTTTAGAGTCCAGTATAGAGTAAGAGATTTTAGCGTTTTCACCAGAATCCAGGTCAGAAGCTGATACTGAGTACAGTATAGAGCCGGGTACCCCATTctcttttaaatacacattatagGAGGGCTGAGTGAATATAGGGGGGTTATCATTCACATCAGTGATGCTGACAGGTACAATTTTCTTACTGGACAGCGGAGGAGAGCCTGCATCTGTGGCTGTTATTTCAATAGTATACTCAGAGAACCTCTCTCGGTCTAAAGGACCACTAGTCACCAGCTCGTAATTATTAGAGTACGATGGTTTCAAAGTGAAAGGAGAACCTCTGGGAAGCTGTAAGGTTACTTTGCCGTTATCACCGGAGTCAAGGTCTCGTGCACTGATCAAAGCCACTACTGTGCCACTTGGTGCGTCCTCGCGTACAGGACTGGGTTTTGAAGTTAGCACAATTTCTGGAGCATTATCGTTTATATCTTCTACGTCCAATTGTACACGACAGTTACCCTCCATTTCGGGAATGCCGTTGTCTTTAGCAGTTATATCGATGATGTATGATTTAGCACTCTCATAATCTAATGCTCCCTTT
Encoded proteins:
- the LOC115014782 gene encoding protocadherin gamma-C5-like, with amino-acid sequence MTKTIGYRDWRWQALWWHHFFLLWSTINGQTRYSIPEELKQGSVVGNLAKDLGLGLSDIFDRKLRLSSEAGEQYFSVDAGKGELVVNDRIDREALCAQSASCVLPLKVVTENPLQLHRIEVEIRDINDNYPIFSTEERSLKIAESTATGIRFPLETAQDQDVGSNSIKSYTLSKDECFSLRIKELSGNRKVPELVLDKSLDREKQSVHQLLLTALDGGNPVKTGTTKIFVTVLDNNDNVPVFKKPLYNVTVHENNVAGKVLVKVEATDADEGVNGEIEYAFAEHTPKSLVSIFQLNSGTGEMSLLGPLDYESSTMHEIDITAKDKGIPEMEGHCRVQVIVVDINDNAPEIVLTSNQTQYVRMHQEGQ
- the LOC115014753 gene encoding protocadherin gamma-C5-like, whose product is MGNNSNGLGMTKTIGYRDWRWQALWWHHFFLLWSTINAQTRYSITEELKQGSVVGNLAKDLGLGLSEIFDRKLRVASEAGEQYFSVDAGKGELVVNDRIDREALCGQSASCVLTLQVVIDKPLQLHRVEVEIQDINDNSPRFPSQEITLQIAESTAAGARFPLEIAQDLDVGVNSVRSYTLSKDDFFSLKIKDVSGGRKVPELVLSKSLDREQKPFHQLQLTAIDGGNPVKSGTSQLTITVLDINDNFPVFEKNVYKVSISENSVEGASILKLTAKDTDEGPNGEIEYSFGTHTPDIVLSVFDIDSLTGEIRLIGKLDFETNAYYEIDISARDKGTPRMEGHCMVHIEVLDVNDNAPNIFLTSQPNSVPEDAPSGTVVALISARDLDSGNNGKVTLQLPKGSPFNLKPSFSDNYALVTGGVLDRESFSEYNIEITAADLGSPSLSTKKTINVNITDVNDNRPVFSQSTYAVYLKENGIPGSILYSVSASDTDSGENAKISYSILDSKVQDVSVSSYVYINSDNGSIYSMHSFDYEKLKVFQIQVQAKDQGSPSLSSNTTVHVFILDQNDNAPAVIYPSSAALGSLSHQRMPRSAKAGHLVTKVTAVDADSGHNAWISYKLAEATDASLFTVNLYTGEVRTKRAASEQDDSSQRLLIEIKDDGEPVQSATVTVSILLEDGLHEPILDLRHKVAEPSRKTGRITLYLILSLASVSVLSLVTFLILAVKCMRNSTSSGSCCTTRTDCDNYKNPNRNLQIQLNSDGPIKYVEVLGGDMMSQSQSFRSCMSPMSEYSDFTLIKPSSTTDFKEVISVLDASLPDSTWTFESQQVSSG
- the LOC115014756 gene encoding protocadherin gamma-C5-like: MTKTIGYRDWRWQALWWHHFFLLWSTINGQTRYSIPEELKQGSVVGNLAKDLGLGLSDIFDRKMHVASEAGEQYFSVDAGKGELVVNDRIDREALCGQSVSCVLPLQVVVENPLRSHRIEVEIKDINDNSPNFLTQEINLRIPESVALGKRFPLESAEDPDVGSNSLKTYSLSKNEYFSLKFKDTKNGKAVPELVLEKSLDREKISLHQLLLTALDGGNPVKSGTCSILINVLDNNDNFPIFNEHEYKLSLKENSNKGTSVIKLKATDADDGVNGEVKYSFGSRTPDSVLSTFEINDITGQIVLKGALDYESAKSYIIDITAKDNGIPEMEGNCRVQLDVEDINDNAPEIVLTSKPSPVREDAPSGTVVALISARDLDSGDNGKVTLQLPRGSPFTLKPSYSNNYELVTSGPLDRERFSEYTIEITATDAGSPPLSSKKIVPVSITDVNDNPPIFTQPSYNVYLKENGVPGSILYSVSASDLDSGENAKISYSILDSKVQDVSVSSYVYINSDNGSIYSMHSFDYEKLKVFQIQVQAKDQGSPSLSSNTTVHVFILDQNDNAPAVIYPSSAALGSLSHQRMPRSAKAGHLVTKVTAVDADSGHNAWISYKLAEATDASLFTVNLYTGEVRTKRAASEQDDSSQRLLIEMKDDGEPVQSATVTVSILLEDGLHEPILDLRHKVAEPSRKTGRITLYLILSLASVSVLSLVTFLILAVKCMRNSTSSGSCCTTRTDCDHYKNPNRNLQIQLNSDGPIKYVEVLGGDMMSQSQSFRSCMSPMSEYSDFTLIKPSSTTDFKEVISVLDASLPDSTWTFESQQVRRQ